A single region of the Photobacterium sanguinicancri genome encodes:
- the pelF gene encoding GT4 family glycosyltransferase PelF, protein MSKDIDICLLLEGTYPYVRGGVSSWVHQIISGLPKFNFHLIFLGGHPDFYDKPAYEFPDNVVGFEVHYLLANNGNLKPTPRKGNSKLFNAWGKFLSFFEKNDAPIPEDLLKDVSDFLGKHDQLTLSDFLYSEASWEVLTDRYLESAEHQSFVDYFWTYRNIYQPLFVLSQIAQNLPDAKVFHSVSTGYAGFLGALCQKRTGDPYLLTEHGIYTKERKIDLAQATWIKDRHKLIDISMHKDMDLTRKTWIRFFEQLGLTAYHQANKIVSLFEGNRQRQHKDGAPDIRTKVIVNGIDTTRFGEAYKLRPDTPPIVVGLVGRVVPIKDIKTFIRTIRGAVETLPNIEGWIIGPTEEDEDYVHECQLLIESLGLEHNVKMLGSQNVAEMMPQLGVMMLTSISEAQPLVLLEAMAAGIPCIATEVGACREIIDGAAGDDAALGSCGEIIPIASPIDGANAIINVLGDAEKWRKTGDIGKARVVRYYDEKMMYDAYRNLYQEAIDGRNRI, encoded by the coding sequence ATGAGCAAAGACATAGATATATGCCTACTTCTTGAAGGCACCTACCCCTACGTGCGGGGCGGTGTATCCAGCTGGGTTCACCAAATTATCAGCGGTCTGCCGAAATTTAATTTTCATCTTATCTTTTTAGGCGGACACCCTGATTTTTACGATAAACCAGCCTATGAATTCCCTGACAACGTCGTCGGATTTGAAGTCCATTACTTACTGGCTAATAACGGAAACTTAAAACCAACACCGCGTAAAGGGAACAGTAAACTATTCAATGCTTGGGGGAAGTTTTTATCTTTCTTTGAAAAAAATGATGCACCAATTCCTGAAGATTTACTTAAGGATGTCTCTGACTTTTTAGGGAAACACGACCAACTAACTCTCAGCGATTTTTTATACTCCGAAGCCTCATGGGAAGTATTAACCGATCGCTATCTTGAATCGGCAGAACATCAGTCTTTTGTAGATTACTTTTGGACATATCGAAATATTTATCAACCGCTGTTTGTCTTGTCTCAAATCGCACAGAATTTACCAGATGCCAAAGTGTTTCATAGCGTTTCAACAGGGTACGCAGGCTTTCTTGGAGCGCTATGTCAGAAACGCACTGGGGACCCCTACTTACTGACCGAACATGGCATCTATACCAAAGAACGTAAGATCGATTTAGCCCAAGCAACATGGATTAAAGATCGCCATAAACTGATCGATATCAGTATGCACAAAGACATGGATTTAACCCGAAAAACTTGGATCCGTTTCTTTGAACAACTTGGCCTAACCGCCTATCACCAAGCCAATAAAATTGTCTCCTTGTTTGAAGGAAACCGACAACGCCAACATAAAGATGGCGCACCCGACATTCGCACCAAAGTGATCGTTAACGGTATTGATACGACTCGGTTTGGTGAAGCATATAAATTACGACCAGATACACCACCTATAGTGGTTGGCCTAGTCGGCCGTGTTGTGCCAATAAAAGACATTAAAACGTTTATTCGTACCATTCGTGGCGCCGTTGAAACACTGCCAAATATAGAAGGCTGGATTATTGGCCCGACCGAAGAGGACGAAGATTATGTTCATGAATGCCAGTTGCTAATCGAAAGCCTTGGTCTTGAGCATAATGTCAAAATGCTAGGAAGCCAGAATGTCGCCGAAATGATGCCGCAACTAGGCGTAATGATGCTGACATCGATCAGTGAAGCACAGCCACTAGTATTACTTGAAGCCATGGCGGCAGGTATACCGTGTATCGCCACTGAAGTAGGAGCATGTCGCGAAATTATTGATGGCGCAGCCGGGGACGATGCCGCGCTGGGTTCTTGCGGTGAAATCATTCCTATCGCGAGCCCAATCGATGGGGCTAACGCTATTATTAATGTGTTAGGCGATGCCGAAAAATGGCGTAAAACGGGTGATATAGGGAAGGCGCGCGTTGTGCGCTATTACGATGAAAAAATGATGTACGACGCGTACCGAAATCTCTATCAGGAGGCCATTGATGGCAGGAATCGGATTTGA
- a CDS encoding PelD GGDEF domain-containing protein: MNTLWKRFIIGFKEDGFAWLETAVIALLAIFIWMKSDSLAPTSTDHNFFWPIFGPLLIALRYGFAKGFICALITTAGLATAMRIMGVLDFYPFSLAVGTILTAMIAGEFRDYWHNINQRHILDHQYMSQKLDSFTKNYHLLKVSHDQLEQRTAGQTISLRASINTLQKIASTHADKRIENIGHPLLNLLAEIGGLQVAGLYKVTNNKINKQPHALIGDHHQLVLKDPMLQDMMESKKLLSPATLSENEVHKSRYQLCIPLLDTMGNLQAVALAENAKFFMLTPANVALLSLVANYAADLLSDDLLTPVLKANQHDLFMKYMTRAKYNKRHYGADSNVVAFVDSSGKHENVLNSVVNFRRGADIYWTCHSLNNKPVLVVLLPLTTIYDAQQYITRVTELLKNTVKDDIEDIDIIGPLSLDADNTEIMAFMDELGAYDESLAIPSDPRV, from the coding sequence ATGAATACACTTTGGAAGCGATTCATCATTGGCTTTAAAGAAGATGGCTTTGCATGGCTGGAAACTGCCGTTATTGCATTATTGGCTATCTTTATTTGGATGAAGTCAGATTCATTAGCCCCTACATCAACAGATCACAACTTCTTCTGGCCGATTTTTGGTCCCTTACTCATCGCTTTACGTTATGGCTTCGCAAAAGGTTTTATCTGTGCACTGATCACAACAGCAGGGCTTGCAACTGCAATGCGAATTATGGGGGTTCTTGACTTCTATCCCTTTTCTTTAGCGGTGGGCACAATCTTGACAGCGATGATTGCAGGTGAGTTTCGTGATTACTGGCACAACATTAATCAACGCCATATCCTTGACCATCAGTACATGAGCCAGAAACTTGATAGCTTTACTAAAAACTATCACTTATTAAAAGTATCTCACGATCAGTTGGAACAACGTACAGCAGGCCAAACCATTAGTTTGCGCGCAAGTATTAACACCTTGCAAAAAATAGCGTCAACCCATGCAGACAAGCGTATTGAAAACATTGGGCATCCGTTATTAAACCTGCTTGCAGAGATCGGCGGTTTACAAGTCGCAGGGCTATACAAAGTTACGAATAACAAAATTAATAAACAACCTCATGCGCTTATTGGCGATCACCACCAGCTCGTACTTAAAGATCCCATGCTGCAAGATATGATGGAATCAAAAAAACTGCTCTCCCCTGCAACACTGAGTGAAAATGAAGTCCATAAATCTCGTTATCAACTATGTATCCCTCTACTCGATACTATGGGTAACTTGCAAGCCGTTGCATTGGCTGAAAATGCTAAATTCTTCATGCTAACACCAGCCAATGTCGCGCTATTGTCACTTGTTGCTAACTATGCTGCTGACTTGCTCAGTGACGACCTACTCACGCCAGTGCTTAAAGCGAATCAGCACGATCTGTTCATGAAGTACATGACGCGCGCGAAATACAATAAACGCCATTATGGTGCCGACAGTAATGTTGTTGCTTTCGTAGACAGTTCAGGAAAGCACGAAAATGTATTAAATAGCGTGGTCAACTTCCGCCGTGGCGCAGATATATACTGGACGTGTCATTCGCTCAACAACAAACCGGTTCTCGTCGTATTGCTGCCACTCACAACCATCTATGATGCCCAGCAATATATAACTCGTGTTACTGAATTACTTAAAAATACCGTCAAGGATGACATTGAAGATATCGATATTATCGGGCCTCTGTCTTTAGATGCCGATAATACTGAGATCATGGCCTTCATGGATGAACTAGGAGCTTATGATGAAAGCTTGGCTATTCCTTCAGACCCTCGCGTTTGA
- a CDS encoding HEAT repeat domain-containing protein, whose amino-acid sequence MMKAWLFLQTLAFESIGFYILLDKEMTQLQWVGFISSHTIACASYTLLCWILLPQKYKTPIVSSVSFLFLFNFLLPLVGMIGTACSLLVALYIPRRQSLITWQECEEAPLPQSPGDVSNTQFGAGALREILLHNDDPERRLLAVSAIRHLPKPQAVPLLQLALKDLSDDVRLLAYASLETVESQINEAISLFKSQFQYREQASKAYEIAQQYWELCYLGIAEGALRKHYLEQAEHYLTLANHLSANASTFLLLGRVMLEQQRPDEAIKYLTQAMDGGLRIKQVAPYLAEAAYETGDYETAKYYIGYFPEQKGEKLSQIKEYWA is encoded by the coding sequence ATGATGAAAGCTTGGCTATTCCTTCAGACCCTCGCGTTTGAATCGATCGGCTTTTACATCCTGCTCGATAAAGAAATGACACAGCTGCAGTGGGTTGGCTTTATTTCAAGCCACACCATTGCATGTGCAAGTTACACCTTATTGTGCTGGATTTTATTGCCCCAAAAATACAAAACACCGATTGTTAGCTCAGTGAGCTTTTTGTTTTTATTTAACTTTCTTTTACCGTTAGTTGGCATGATCGGCACGGCATGTTCACTCTTGGTAGCTCTGTATATTCCAAGAAGGCAAAGCCTCATTACATGGCAAGAATGTGAAGAAGCCCCTCTTCCACAAAGCCCAGGAGATGTGTCTAACACCCAATTTGGCGCAGGTGCACTACGCGAAATATTGCTACACAATGATGATCCTGAACGCCGCTTATTAGCAGTAAGTGCGATTCGCCACTTACCAAAACCACAAGCCGTTCCTTTGCTGCAACTAGCATTGAAAGACCTTTCTGATGACGTTCGTTTATTGGCTTATGCATCGTTAGAAACCGTCGAATCTCAAATAAACGAAGCCATTTCTTTATTCAAGAGCCAGTTTCAATATCGTGAACAAGCCAGTAAAGCGTATGAAATAGCCCAACAGTATTGGGAGTTATGCTATTTAGGTATCGCCGAAGGTGCACTCCGTAAGCACTACTTAGAGCAAGCAGAACACTATCTTACCCTTGCTAATCACCTTTCAGCTAATGCATCCACCTTTTTACTTCTAGGCCGTGTCATGCTTGAGCAACAACGTCCTGATGAAGCCATTAAATACCTAACGCAAGCGATGGACGGCGGACTAAGAATAAAACAAGTTGCGCCCTATCTTGCAGAAGCAGCATACGAGACTGGTGATTATGAAACCGCAAAATATTACATTGGTTACTTCCCTGAACAAAAAGGGGAGAAATTAAGCCAAATCAAGGAATATTGGGCATGA